In Saccharolobus solfataricus, a genomic segment contains:
- the lrs14 gene encoding HTH-type transcriptional regulator Lrs14 — MSETQLSEGTRIKLPSGKDAGLVDILSFCYGLSETDVTVLLALMKGDARGTEELESDLKLSKASINRSLNKLLEMGLVMRIKEPGNKAGRPRYLYKARDYAELKGKMLSDIKDCADKMAQLVEKEFKPL, encoded by the coding sequence ATGTCTGAAACCCAATTAAGTGAGGGCACAAGAATAAAGTTACCATCTGGAAAGGATGCTGGTCTAGTAGATATTTTGTCATTTTGCTACGGTCTATCAGAAACTGATGTTACAGTACTACTTGCACTAATGAAAGGCGATGCCAGAGGTACTGAAGAATTAGAAAGTGATCTTAAGCTTTCTAAGGCTTCGATCAATAGAAGTCTAAATAAGCTACTTGAAATGGGATTAGTAATGAGGATAAAGGAGCCAGGTAATAAGGCTGGAAGACCAAGGTATTTGTACAAGGCAAGGGATTACGCTGAGCTTAAAGGTAAGATGCTTAGCGATATAAAGGATTGCGCAGATAAGATGGCACAACTAGTTGAAAAGGAATTCAAGCCATTGTAA
- a CDS encoding TatD family hydrolase — translation MLVDSHAHIDVKEFDMDREFVINECQILIVNAGVDFQSNLHTLELAKKYKNIIPAIGFHPEFVKDKVNEIDKCLELTRYGKIISEVGLDYFWIKDEDLRKKQIEVLEKFLQIAEKENKPVIIHIRGGMKDFLEIINSYRIRFVIHSFEGSVKIANKVIEYGGLISIPPIIVRDKVRQKVAKEIPLDFILTETDSPFMGPEKMSRNKPCTVKIVVKQISLLKRIEEIEIEEKIYKNFVSLFTSSLTTS, via the coding sequence ATGTTAGTAGATTCCCATGCTCATATTGATGTAAAGGAATTTGACATGGATAGGGAATTCGTAATAAATGAATGCCAAATATTAATAGTGAATGCTGGTGTCGATTTCCAAAGTAATTTACATACACTGGAGCTAGCTAAAAAATATAAGAATATTATTCCAGCAATAGGTTTTCATCCAGAATTTGTAAAGGATAAGGTTAATGAGATTGATAAGTGTTTGGAATTAACTAGGTATGGGAAGATAATAAGTGAAGTCGGTTTAGATTACTTTTGGATAAAAGACGAGGATCTTAGGAAAAAACAAATAGAAGTTCTGGAGAAATTTTTGCAAATAGCCGAAAAAGAAAACAAACCAGTAATAATCCATATAAGAGGAGGAATGAAAGATTTCTTGGAAATAATTAACTCCTATAGGATTAGATTTGTGATACACAGTTTTGAAGGAAGCGTTAAGATAGCCAATAAGGTAATTGAGTACGGCGGATTAATATCAATTCCTCCAATAATAGTAAGGGATAAGGTTAGACAAAAAGTTGCTAAGGAAATTCCTTTAGATTTCATCCTTACAGAGACTGATTCACCGTTTATGGGTCCTGAAAAAATGAGTAGAAATAAACCATGTACCGTGAAAATTGTTGTTAAGCAAATTAGTCTATTAAAAAGGATTGAAGAAATAGAAATTGAGGAGAAAATATACAAGAATTTTGTCTCTTTATTTACTAGTAGTCTTACAACAAGCTAG
- a CDS encoding AbrB/MazE/SpoVT family DNA-binding domain-containing protein: MAVEEIVKVSRNYQVTIPAKVRQKFQIKEGDLVKVTFDESEGVVKIQLLKEPWK, translated from the coding sequence ATGGCAGTAGAAGAAATAGTAAAAGTATCAAGAAACTATCAAGTAACGATTCCAGCCAAAGTGAGACAGAAGTTCCAGATTAAAGAGGGAGATCTAGTAAAGGTAACTTTTGATGAAAGTGAGGGAGTAGTAAAAATACAGTTATTGAAAGAACCTTGGAAGTAA